The DNA region CGGCCGACGCGCGACCCAAGGCCGGCGCCGTGATTGTTGCCGGCGATCGTCTGCAGTGTGATGCTGAGGCCAAGCAGCGGCAGATAGGTGAAGGTCAGGATGCGGGTGATAATGCCGTAGGCGGCAAGGGTGGCGGTATACTCACGCGTGCTCCAGAGCGAGACGTTGACCAGAATCGCGACCGAGGCAAGCGATATGCCGATGAAACCGAGGCTCATCGGCGCGCCCAAGGCGACGATGCCGCGCCACTCGACAAGGGCGAATGCGGGAGAAGGCCTGAGTGTCGCCGGCCGGCGCCAGCGATAGACGAGCACGGCCACGAGACAGATGAACTGCGAGGCGATGGAGCCTGCGGCCGAACCGACCACGCCCCAATGCATCACTGCCATGAACAGCCAGTTGGCGAGGATGTTAAGCAGTGAGGCCGAAAGTGTGACCACCGTCATGAACCCGATCCTGCCTTCACAGCGCAGCCCGTCGAGATGCAGCGACAGGAAGAAACTCACCGGCGTCGAGGCGATCATCGCGCCCATGAAGAGCATGGCGCCGTCGGCCACGGCGGTGTTGCCGGCGGCGCCGGCATCGATGATCCGCCCGCCGAGGGTCCAGTAGACCATGATGAGAATCACGATGACGGCGAGCGCCAGCGTATGGGCGCCGGAAAATACCCGACGCGCGCCCTGGCGATCGCCGGCACCGAGCCGACGGGCGAGGATGCTTCCCATGCCGTTCGAGACGAGCGATTGCAGGGCGACCAGCAGCATAAGCCCCGGGAAGATCAGGCTGACGGCTGAGAGGGCGTCGGGGCCGACATAGGCCCCCAGGAAATAGGCGTCGACGACAGCAAACAGGCCGTTGACAGTGGTGATCGCGACGATCGGCGCCGCAGTTCTGATGAATACGCCCGGCAGCCAGCCGGTGAGGAAGGCATTGTCATTGGAAGGATCGGCCATGGAGAAATCCCTGCGATATCGGGCGACATCCGCTGCGGCTTGAACAAGCGCATGCATGCGGACAGCCTGGAAAGGATGAGGAGCGATCAGAGATCGAGCACCAAATGAGGCACGCCGTTCGAGGTCTTCCTGGGGGAGACGCCGTCGGCATCGATCTGTGCACTCACGCGTCGACGAAAGGCTGAAAAGCTCTCGAAGGTGACCACGTCAACCGCTACATCGAAATGGATGCTGATTCGGTGGAGGCCGCCCGGCAGAGCCGAAAGCGAGAGAATTTCGCCCGTGAACGGCTGATTGAGATAGCGGCCGCGAATATGGGCGCCGACGAAGAGCGGCGTCTTCGTAGCCGCATTGGGTTTTGCCGCCAGAGCCGCAAGCGTATTCCAGTCACGCGCGCCGTGCTGGCGGGCGATCATTTCCAAGGCCGCACCGTGGGTCAGCGCGGTGCCGCGATCGTTCATCGCCTGGCGCAAGCGCTTAGCCTGGGCCTTCAGTTCTTCAATGCCGGGATAGGTCGTCATGGAGTGAGCCTTCGCAAGGCATGCTCTTCGACTGCAAATGGGAGCTCGCATTGCCGTCAGTCAGCATGCACAAGGGGCCGTGACCATGATCACGAGGGCTTCACCATGGATTTTCATCCGCGAGCGGCCGGTGCCTCGAACCGGGGCCTTGTATGCGCGATCGCCGTCGGCATGTCAAGAATGGCGCGACTGCCCGCAGAATTGCGCGAATTTGGAGCAGACCTGGCCGGAATCGATGCGATTTCCAGCGATTCTCAGCAACAGCCTTCAATCTTAACGACGATCTTCAGCAATCGTCAGCACTCTTGCATTATTCTCTGCTTATGATGAGCGGAGGCTAAAAGGGCCTTTCAGATGCACCTCGACACAGAACACCCCAAGCCGGAACGTGCCTACAGGGAGTTTCACCTCGACAGGCCCGGCAATATCATCTTCGTCGGCCATCACCTCAGCACCGGAACCCAGGTGCGCTGCCTGATTCGCACGATCACGCTTGCCGGCGCGGTGCTCGAAGTCAGTCCGAGCCTCGAGATGCCGAGCCATTTCTTTCTCGAAATACTCGGCATCCATGACGAGATCGGCGCCACCGTGGTCAAACGCGAAGAAGAACTGGTGACGATCAGCTTCAACATGCTGCTCAATCCGGAATTCCTGCACCACGTGCTGCGATTGAGCTTCGAAAACTGAGGCCGCCTCCAATCGCCGCCCGATCGGGGCGCGGCCTCCTCGTCTCGCCCCTTCTTGCTGAGAGATGCGCGATGATCGGTATGATCCAGAGAAGTCCGCGCCATTCCGGGCCATCGAGCGGATCGGCCATGGGATCGCGGCGCATCCGGTAATTGCGGGACGCGACTTCGTTGAAGAGAACTACCCAGTTGAGAAGCATTGCCTATCCTCCATCTATTGCTGGAGTAGTTGAGCTAAGCCTTCGCGCCTTCGCTATGTAGAGGCATGGAGGAAAGGGGGTTTTCATCCATGAAAGAGGCGAGCTGGGACGATCTGCAGCTTTTCTTCCATGTCGCGACCGGCGGCGGGCTTTCGGCGGCGGCGGCGCGGACGGGGCTCAGTGCGCCGACGATCGGCCGGCGCATGCTGGGGCTCGAACGGCTGACCGGCCGGTCGCTGTTCAACCGCGGCCCCACAGGCTACCTGCTTGCCAAGGACGGCCAGGAGTTGCTCGATCGCGTCCGGCTGATGCAGGATGCGGCGCGGGCGATCTCCGACTGGCGCGGTGAAGTGCTGACGCTGCCGATTGTGTCGACGGTCGTCGACAGCTGGACGTCGCGCTTCATCGCCGACCACCTGGCCAGCGTCTGGACGCCGAAAGACTGCTTTCGCATGTGCTATAAGACTCGTGACGCGAGCGTCGATTTCACCTATCGCGAGGCGCATATCGCCATTCGCCACAGCCGGCCGGATGGCGGCAACGTCGCGATCCGCCGTTCAGTCAAGGTAGCGCATGCGGTTTATCAGGCAGCCGATTATGACGAGAGCAATTGTAACTGGATCTCGCTCGGAACAGATATCGCCATAACACCGGCGGACAAGTGGACTTTCGAACAGCCGGATTATTGGATCACCAGCTGGACGAACACGCCGCATATGCTCTTTTACCTGATCCGAGGGGGCGCCGGCCGCGGCGTGTTGCCCTGTTTCATCGGCGACGAGGAGCGCAAGCTCGTCCGAGCTGGGCCTGTCATCGATGCATTGACCTACGAGGTGTGGATCGTCGCGCATGACGACGAGCGGCAAAGGCCGGAAGTCAGGACGGTCATCGATCGCCTGGCCACACTGTTTGCCGATCATGAGGATCTCTTTGCCGGAGAGAGACCGTTGGTCTGAAGCGAACAAGAACGCGGGCCAGCGGGCCCGCGTTTGCTCACCGGTTGGTTTCATCACGCGGCGAGATGCCGCTCGATATCGTCGATCGGCAGATTGGTATAGTCTTTCGCCAATTCCGCCAATATAGCCGCCTGCGTCCCGGCGCTCAGCGCCGGCCGCAGGGTGCCGAGCGCCTTCGGCGGCGCGATGAGGACGATACGGCGCGCATCCTTTGCCTGCGTCAGCTCGTCCATTCGCTCAGCCACATGTTTCAGAAATTGCGCTTCGGCCTGCTCCTGCCAGCTGGTCTCTTCGACAGCGCTGCGGCTCCATCCATCAGCGGCATGGCTGCGGCCAGGCTTGTCGCTGCCGAGCTCACGATCGGGCTCGTTCGGCTGCGTCAGCGTTTCCAACACCGTCAGGCTCATCAGCTGGGCATCGCCGGCATTCTGCATGATCAGCGCCTTGGCTCCATTGCAGACTACGACCCATGATTTCCCGGGGATTCTGATGTCGGTCATCTTCAACTCCTCGCTGTCGTCATCGAAGCGCCTTGCTTCATCGATCGAAAGCGCGTCGCGATCTTTCAGATTCGCTCCTTGCGCTTTCGGTTTTTGTTTTTACGCATGTCGTTATCGCAAACCGCTGACACTTTTGCGCGACATGCTTTAGGCAGAACGCCCGACCATTGAAAGAGTTCGAGAAAACTGCGCCGAAATCGGTCGGGGAACAATCCGTAATGCATTTTGGCGGGAGAGCCTGCGTTCCGATTCTGAACATTCGGCGCACCGCATGGAAACAAAATTTGAACTCGTTAAAATTGTCTTTTTATATTTGACGAATGTGCAAAACATTCATGTGACCGTGGCTGAAGCAAGATCAGCTTGCTCCAGAGCAAGAACCCCCAATTGTGCCCTGCCTGACGGAGAATGTAAGATGACTATGCTCCGCGCCACACACCTTGCAACGGTCAAATCCGCCATTTACGACCTGCGCTGGGAAGAGTTCAACGTCAAGCGCCCGGCCCGTATCGTCGCCGTCCGGCCGTGCCTCACCGGAGTCTCGATGCGAAGCGCCGAGATCATCGACATATCGCAGGGCGGTGCGACGTTCATCGTCTCGACCACCGCCGGTCTGCCGAAACATTATTATCTCAACATTCTCGGACTAGCCTATCGGATCGGCTGTGCCGAGGTCTACCGCAATAAGGAACGCATCGGCGTGAGGTTCATCAACCTCCTGGACCCCGAGGTTCTGCGCCGCGTCGTGCGCGCCGATTTCCTTGTCGGCAATATGGAAGCGATCGACGCCCGGCGTGCGCCGATGTTTCGGGAGACAAGGCCGGCGGCCAGTCTCGCATAAGTCGTCGATCGAAGGCGAAATTTGGCGGCGATTCAAAGCGCTACGCCGTCCCTGCCGCGTTTGAACAGGCGCGCCGGGCTGCTGTGGTTGCGGAATAATCTTGCTTGCCTTGGCCGTGCCCGGGCCTATTGTTGCGCCTGATCTCAACATGTCCGGGAAACCGCTTTCGCATGTCCGCCTTCTCGCGCTTCACGCCCCTCATCAGCGCCCTGCCCTCCACAGTTCCCTTCGTCGGCCCTGAGGCCATCGAACGCCAGCGCGGACGTGCCGTTCTGGCGCGCATCGGCGCCAATGAGAACGGCTTCGGCCCGGCCCCTTCCGTGCTTGCCGCGATGCGCGAAGAGGCACGCGACATCTGGAAATACAACGACCCGGAAAATTTCGCGCTGCGAGAAGCGCTTGGCGCGCATCTCGGTGTGACGTCCGCCAATATCGCCATCGCCGGCGGCATTGACGAATTGCTCGGCCAGATCGTCCGGCTGGTGATAGAGCCGGGGGCGCCCGTTGTTACCTCGCTCGGCGCCTATCCGACATTCAATTTCCATGTCGCCGGTTTTGGCGGCCGCCTGGTGACCGTCCCCTACGCAAACGACCGCGAGGATCTCGACGGGCTGCTCGATGCCGTCAGGCGCGAGAAAGCGCCCCTCGTCTATTTCGCCAATCCCGACAATCCGATGGGAAGCTGGTGGGACGCCGACAGCATCGTCGCTTTCGCCCGGGCGCTGCCCGAGACCACGATGATGGTGCTGGACGAAGCCTACAGCGAAACGGGGCCGGCAAATTCGCTGCCGTCGATCGCTTCGCTCATCAATCTGCCGAACATCGTCCGCACCCGCACCTTTTCCAAGGCCTATGGGCTTGCCGGCTCACGCACCGGCTACGTGATCTCGACCTCAGGCACGGCACAGGCCTTCGACAAGATCCGCAATCATTTCGGCATGAATCGGCTGGCGACCGCCGCAGCGTTGGCCGCGCTCAAGGACCAGGCCTATCTGGCCGAAGTGATCGGGAAGATCCATGCTGCGCGGGAGCGGATCGGCCGCATTGCCCGGGCGAACGGTCTTGAGCCGCTGGCGTCGGCGACGAACTTCGTGGCGATCGATACCGGCCACGACGGCGCCTATGCGCGGGCGATCGTCGATGGCCTTATCGAGCATGGCGTCTTCATCCGCATGCCGGGTGTCGCGCCGCTCAATCGCTGCATCCGCGTCAGCGTCGGGCCTGAGGCTGATATGGCGCTGTTCGAGGAAGCGCTGCCGCAGGTCTTGAAGACACTCGCCTGAGCTGTCATTCCTGTCCGCTCGCCGACATCGGTCGGTCTTCGCCATTTGTCTGGGTGTTGCGTTCAGCTGAGTTCCTGGGCGAGGCCGATCAGAATCCCCTCAGGTCCGCGGATGTAGCAGAGCCGATATGCATCCTCATACTGAACGACCTCTCCTACGAGCTGCGCGCCGCGCCTGCGGAGCCTTTCAAGCGTCTCGTCGATGTCATCCACTGCGAACATGACGCGGAGGTAGCCGAGGGCGTTGACCGGTGCGTTCCGGTGATCTGCGATGACAGGCGGGGCCAGGAAGCGGGAGAGCTCGAGCCGGCTGTGGCCATCCGGCGTGCGCATCATGGCAATCTCGACGCGCTGATCGCCCAGTCCGGTGATACGTCCGGCCCATTCGCCTTCGACCGTGGCCCTCCCTTCGAATTCGAGGCCGAGTTCGCCAAAGAAATCAATCGCCTCTCCGAGGTCTTCGACGGCGATTCCCACGTTGTCCATTCGCTTGAGCGCCATGTTTTGATCTCCAAGGTGTCGTTGCAATCGACCAGGTCTTGCCTCGTCTAACGAAGGACGTCCGAGGCACGCCAATACCGACAGCTTGGAAAACATCTGTTAAAGCGCCGTGCGTCCTTTTGGACAGGCGGCGCTCCAACACGTCGAGCTGACGTATCGTTCCGTCTGAAACGGCTTCAGATTTTCGGTCGATGCGTCAGTGCACCGTCATCCATTCGCGGGCAGCGCGCAGTGCTTCCACGAGCTGCATCTTGTTCATGGCGGCGGCCACGTCGGCGCGAAGCTCGGCGGCGCGGTCGTTGCCCTTGATCGCGGCGATGTTCAACCACTTGTGGGCGGCAATGAGATCGACGGCGCAGCCGCGGCCGGTCGCATACATCAGACCCATTTCGCAGAAGACATCGGCGCTGTTGTTGTCGCCACCCATGGTGGCCGTTTCAGCATTGTGCATTTCAAAGCGTGCCATCGGTTTTATCCCTGTTAGCCTGTTTACGACTTACCCTGTTTTACCTTCGGGCCCTGCCGTCTATCGCGGCTTTGCGGCCCTTCCGGTCCGGCGGGCTTGCCCCGCTCGTCTGATGACTCGACTATGCCAAATGGCTTTCAAAAAACGCCTAAAATGCATGATTAATTTGAGACAAACAAACTGCAAACGCTTGGTAAAATTGGGTTTTTGTTAAACATCGGATTCCCTGTGATCTAGGCCTTTTCGCTCAAATTTTACAAAAGATTCAGATTTGGAAATAAACAGATCGTTCATCATGAAATCAGCAGGCGACGGGTTTAAAAGTTCTATGGTCGGCCTTCGGCTGCATTCAGCGAGCGGCGAACGGACAGCCGGCTCTATTTACCTTTACGTTCGCGTCAGTTATTTTCGCGACCGGTCAGAAGACATCAGGGAGGAAAAGATGATCCGCAGTCTCGTTCTTGCCGGCGCTATCGCCGTGATCGCGGGGACAGCCTATGCCGAGGAACCTATCGTCGGCAATTGGAAGACGGCCTCCGGCGAAACGGCGGTGATTGCCGCCTGCGGCGGGAGCTTTTGCGTGACGCTGAAAACCGGCAAATATACCGGCCGCAAGATCGGCACACTTGCCGGGACCGGCGGCAGCTATGCCGGCGAGATCACCGACCCAGCCGCCGACAAGACCTATAGCGGCTCAGGAAAGATTTCCGGCAATTCACTGAAGATGCAGGGCTGCGTGATGAAGATTCTCTGCAAGACGCAGACCTGGACACGGCTCTGACGCGATAAGGCCGACGCAACAATCATCCAAAAACGTAATCATGCCGGCCGAAATGCCGGTATGCCTCGACGTCTTCCAGGCTTGCCGATCCTCATTGCAATCGCCAGACCCCGCCCCGCAAGCTGAACGGCGGATGAACCGGCATCTCAGCACTCGTTCAGCCGAGGTGTGGCAAAACTCATGTCACGGTTAAGTTGCGTATTGGGGGTCCGGGATGAACTTCTATATTCTGGCAAGACGTTTCACAATCATCACTCTGTTCGCGGCGATCTTCGCCGTCACATTTTCGGCGGTCGTCGTGCACAATGGCGGCGGCGGCACGCAGTCGCATTTCGGCGCGAGCTATACCTGCCTGGAGAGAAGCGGAACTTTCTGCGCACCGACGGTGCGGTGACTGACATCAGACTCTTAAGAGAAAAAATCGGATTCCGCCGGCGCGGCGTCGTTTGCTTGTCAAAGACAACTCTCTATAATGCGTCATGAACAAACGAATCTCCCCCCTGTCGCCCCTCGACATTTCCTCTCCGCCCCCTTTCCAGCCCGAGAGTTTCGATGATCCCGCCAAGGCCGTCGAGACGCTGACAGCGCTTTACGAACGCAATACGGCGTTCCTGATCAAAAACTTCGCCGAGCTTGCCCAAGGCGCTCCGATCGCCTCGCGCTACCGCGCCTTCTATCCGCAGGTCAGCATCGAGACGACGAGCTTCGGCCATGTCGACTCGCGCCTCTCCTACGGCCACGTGACGGCGCCAGGCATCTACACGACGACGATCACCCGGCCGAAGCTCTTCAAGCATTATCTGAAGCAGCAACTGTCACTGTTGATTAGGAGCCACAATGTTCCGATCGTCGTCTCGGAATCGTCGACGCCGATCCCGCTGCACTTCGCCTTCGGCGAGGGCGCGCATGTGGAAGCATCGGCCTCAGCCTTTGTCGATGTTCCAATGCGCGATATCTTCGACACGCCCGACCTCAACACCACCGACGACGAGATCGCCAACGGCGAATATATCCCGCCGCCGGGCGAGCCCTCGCCGCTTGCGCCATTCACCGCGCAGCGCATCGACTATTCGCTGGCCCGGCTGTCGCATTATACGGCGACGCATGCCGAGCATTTCCAGAATTTCGTGCTGTTTACCAACTACCAGTTCTATATCGACGAATTCTGCAGCTGGGCGCGCAAGCTGATGGCGGAGGGCGGCGACGGTTACACCGCCTTCGTCGAGCCCGGCAACATCGTCACCCTGCCCGGCTCGAGCGCGCCGGAAACGAATGCGACACTTGCCCGCCTGCCGCAGATGCCGGCCTACCATTTGAGGAAGAAGGGTCATGCCGGGATCACCATGATCAATATCGGCGTCGGCCCCTCCAACGCCAAGACGATCACCGACCACGTCGCCGTGCTGCGTCCGCATGCCTGGCTGATGCTCGGCCATTGCGCCGGCCTGCGCAACAGCCAGCGGCTAGGCGATTACGTTCTCGCCCATGCCTATATGCGCGAGGACCATGTTCTCGACGACGACCTGCCGGTCTGGGTGCCGATTCCCGCGCTCGCCGAAGTGCAGGTGGCACTGGAAGCGGCCGTGGCCGAAATCACCGGTTACGAGGGTTTCGAGTTGAAGCGCATCATGCGCACCGGCACCGTCGGCACGATCGACAACCGCAACTGGGAACTGCGCGATCAGCGCGGGCCGGTGAAGCGGCTTTCCCAGGCGCGCGCGATCGCGCTCGACATGGAATCGGCAACGATCGCCGCCAACGGCTTCCGCTTCCGCGTGCCCTACGGCACGCTGCTCTGCGTCTCCGACAAGCCGCTACACGGCGAATTGAAGCTGCCTGGTATGGCGACGGCCTTTTACCGCACGCAGGTGAACCAGCATTTGCAGATCGGTATCCGTGCCGTCCAGAAGCTTGCGGCCATGCCGCCGGAAGCGCTGCATTCGCGCAAACTGCGCAGCTTCTTCGAGACGGCCTTCCAATAGGCCTTTTCTTCACCGGCCGGTCGCAACAGGCGCCGAACTCTGCGCAAGCATTTGCGGTCTGCCGGCGGCAATGTTCAGCCCTGCAATCAACAGGGTGAAGGCGACGAAGACAAAAGCGACGCGCAGAAGGGCCTTCAGCCCACCGCTTTCATCGAATGCCAGCCCGCGCTTCTCATGGCGGCGCGCCCATATCTGGCTTGCCAGCGCGATTTCAAGAATACTCATTGCCATTCTCCTCGACAGGTTTCAACGAAGCCTTGTCGAGCGCTATCTTGCGATTTCGACAGGTGACCGGCACAAAAGATTTGTCCTGACGCTGTCGAAATGCCCGCACCCCATTCGTCCAGAGGTATTGAAACCCTGCAAGGAGGCTGCCCCGCGATGAAATATCTCTGCCAAGTCTGGTTCGATGGCGCGATACTCGACGCCATGACCAAAGAGGAGAAGGCCGAACTCGACGCAAATTCACTGCACTACGACAGGGACCTCGTCGAAAGCGGGCACATGATCGTCGCCCAGGCGCTGCAGCCGCCAACCTCGGCGGTGACGGTTCGGGTGCGCAGCGGCGAGACGTCGGTGACGGATGGCCCATTCGCCGAGACTAAGGAAGCGCTCGGCGGCTTCATTCTGATTGAGGCGAAGGACCTTAACGACGCGATCCGCGTTGCCGCCGGCATTCCACTCGCCAAACTGGGCGCGATCGAGGTGCGGCCAATCCACGAATTCGCAGCTCAATGAGGACAAACCGATGAAATTTCTATGCCAGATCTGGTTCGACACCGAAAAAAGCAAGCTGGTCCCTCAGACCGAATGGGATGCGCTCACACAGGAGTGCATCATCAGCGACAATCGCTGGCGCGAGAGCGGCCATCTGCAGGTGGCGCTCGCCTTGCATGAACCGTCAACAGCGATCACGGTCCGCCTGCGCAATGGCGAAGTCTCAGCGACCGATGGCCCATTTGCCGAAATCAAGGAGCATCTCGGCGGTTTTGTGCTGATCGAGGCAGAAAATATCGAGGAGGCGAAGACGATCGCGTCGAGCTTTCCGATCCTCAAATATTCCTCAATCGAAGTGCGCCCGACTTACGCCATCCAGGATGGGAAATAGCCATGCGTTATATCTGCATGATTTATAACAGCGCCGACACGGATGGCAGGCTGACGCCTGATGAAACCGGTGAACTCATCAAAGCGCATTTCGCTTTCGATGAGGAGCTTCGCCGCGATGGCATCCTGATCCATTCCGATGCCTTGGAGATGCCTGACCAGGCGACGGTGCTGCGCGTTCGAAACAATACGCTCTCCGCCACCGATGGGCCCTATGTCGAGACGAAGGAACACCTCGCCGGCTTCTACGTCATCGAGGCGCCAGATCTCGTAAAGGCGAAAGAGATTGCCGGACGGATCCCTTCGGCGCGTTTCGGCGCGGTCGAGCTCAGGCCCGTGCGGACCCTCACCGCGCCGCAGTGAGGAGGAGCGCCTCTGGAGAGCGTGATCGAAGAGATTTATCGAACCCAGTCGCGCCGGGTGCTGGCGACGCTGATCCGCCTGCTCGGGGATTTCGATCGGGCGGAGGAAGCGCTTCAGGATGCCTTTGCCGCGGCCGCCCGGACATGGCCGACGGATGGCATCCCCGCTAACCCGTTCGCTTGGCTCGTCTCGACCGGACGTTTCAAGGCGATCGACACCATTCGGCGGCGAGCGCGATTCGATGCCTCGCAGCAGCACATCGAGGACAGCCTCTACAGCGTCGACGAAACGGAGATCGGCGATATGGAAGCGATCGAGGACGACATGCTGCGGCTGATCTTCACCTGCTGTCATCCCGCTATCCCCTCCGATGCCCAGACGGCGATGGCGCTTCGGGAAATCTGCGGATTGAGCACCGAAGAGATCGCCCATGCGTTTCTCGTTTCGGCGCCGACGGTCGCCCAGCGGATCGTGCGCGCCAAGAACAGGATACGGGCCGCGAATATCCCCTACGAAGTGCCGGGCCGCGACGCACTGCCTCAGCGGCTCGATCAGGTGCTGCACGTCATCTATCTCGTCTTTAACGAGGGCTATTCCGCCTCATCAGGCGGGGATGTGGTCCGCGCCGACCTGACCGCCGAGGCGATACGGCTGGCGCGGTTGCTTCTGGCGCTGCTGCCGCATCCTGACGCCCGTGGGCTGCTGGCGCTGATGCTGCTGCAGGATTCCCGCCGCCTGGCACGCAGCAACCAGCAGGGATCGCTGGTGCTGCTCGCCGACCAGGACCGTTCGCTCTGGGACCGTGTGAAAATCGCGGAAGGCCTGGCGCTGCTCGCCGAGGCGATGCGGGCGGCAGAGATCGGCGCCTATACGGTGCAGGCGGCGATCGCTGCCGAGCATGCCAGGGCGCCGACGGCCGATGAGACCGACTGGCGGCGGATCGCCTTCTATTACGATCTGCTGCTGGCGGCGCAGCCATCGCCGATCGCGGAACTCAACCGCGCCGTGGCGATCGCTATGGCGGACGGGCCGGCAAAGGGACTGGATCTGATCGATGCCATTCTGGGCCGCCAGGAGCTCACGGCCTATCACCTCGCCCATTCGGCGCGCGCCGATTTCCTGCGCAGGCTCGGCCGCACCGAAGAGGCGATCGCCGCCTATCAGACGGCGCTGTCGCTTTGTCGGCAGGAGCCGGAGCAGGCATTTCTGCGGAAACGGATTTCAGAGCTTGCCGCGGCGCCCGAGCGGCAGTGAGATCGCGGTGCCCGTCAGCGCCGAAACGATGATCAAGAGATGCGCGTTGACGCTTGCCTGCGCCAGCGCGGCCAGAGCCATCCGCTCACCCGATGCTCCGAGCGCAATGGCACCGGCGGTGATGCCGGCCGGATAGGTGCCGACGCCGCCCGGCGCGTGCACCGGCAGGACAGAGGAGAGTTCACCCCCGAGCGCGCCGCCGAAGCTTGCCGCCATCGGCAGCACGCCCATCAGGCCGAGCGCCCATGCGAGCACGATCACCTTCACCAGCCAGTTGACGATGGTCATCGCCCAGGCGCGCGCAAAGGCGGCGGCATCGAGCGGCAGACCGTTTTCGATTTCGACGACGAATTTCTGCGCCTTTTCCGGCAACAGCCTCGCGGCGACCCGCAGAAGCGGCTTGCGTGCAGCGAAGGCCGCGACCGGCAGCAGCAGGAAGCCTGACCAAAGCGACCACGCGACAAGCGCATCGGCCGCAGCGAGCGCAAAGCCGATACCGGCCGCCGCCAGGAGCGCGTGCAGATCGAGCAGCCGCATGACCAGGAGCGCCGAGGTTCCGCGGGCCAGCGGGATGCCGAACTCGGTGCGCATCAACAACGGAAAGCTGGTCTCGCCGGTG from Rhizobium sp. NLR16a includes:
- a CDS encoding host attachment family protein, with product MTDIRIPGKSWVVVCNGAKALIMQNAGDAQLMSLTVLETLTQPNEPDRELGSDKPGRSHAADGWSRSAVEETSWQEQAEAQFLKHVAERMDELTQAKDARRIVLIAPPKALGTLRPALSAGTQAAILAELAKDYTNLPIDDIERHLAA
- a CDS encoding pyridoxal phosphate-dependent aminotransferase codes for the protein MSAFSRFTPLISALPSTVPFVGPEAIERQRGRAVLARIGANENGFGPAPSVLAAMREEARDIWKYNDPENFALREALGAHLGVTSANIAIAGGIDELLGQIVRLVIEPGAPVVTSLGAYPTFNFHVAGFGGRLVTVPYANDREDLDGLLDAVRREKAPLVYFANPDNPMGSWWDADSIVAFARALPETTMMVLDEAYSETGPANSLPSIASLINLPNIVRTRTFSKAYGLAGSRTGYVISTSGTAQAFDKIRNHFGMNRLATAAALAALKDQAYLAEVIGKIHAARERIGRIARANGLEPLASATNFVAIDTGHDGAYARAIVDGLIEHGVFIRMPGVAPLNRCIRVSVGPEADMALFEEALPQVLKTLA
- a CDS encoding MATE family efflux transporter, translated to MADPSNDNAFLTGWLPGVFIRTAAPIVAITTVNGLFAVVDAYFLGAYVGPDALSAVSLIFPGLMLLVALQSLVSNGMGSILARRLGAGDRQGARRVFSGAHTLALAVIVILIMVYWTLGGRIIDAGAAGNTAVADGAMLFMGAMIASTPVSFFLSLHLDGLRCEGRIGFMTVVTLSASLLNILANWLFMAVMHWGVVGSAAGSIASQFICLVAVLVYRWRRPATLRPSPAFALVEWRGIVALGAPMSLGFIGISLASVAILVNVSLWSTREYTATLAAYGIITRILTFTYLPLLGLSITLQTIAGNNHGAGLGSRVGRSLQIAMLSALVYCSLVEITVELLAGRIGAVFVGDPAIIAEVRRILPWTIGAYFLFGQMLILSSYFQSIGDAPRAAIFGLSRPYLLTLPLTFLLPFVFGEQGIWMVPVFAEAGMVVLALLVLSENARRRGWRYGLLPA
- a CDS encoding VOC family protein, coding for MALKRMDNVGIAVEDLGEAIDFFGELGLEFEGRATVEGEWAGRITGLGDQRVEIAMMRTPDGHSRLELSRFLAPPVIADHRNAPVNALGYLRVMFAVDDIDETLERLRRRGAQLVGEVVQYEDAYRLCYIRGPEGILIGLAQELS
- a CDS encoding YciI family protein produces the protein MKYLCQVWFDGAILDAMTKEEKAELDANSLHYDRDLVESGHMIVAQALQPPTSAVTVRVRSGETSVTDGPFAETKEALGGFILIEAKDLNDAIRVAAGIPLAKLGAIEVRPIHEFAAQ
- a CDS encoding glyoxalase superfamily protein, which encodes MTTYPGIEELKAQAKRLRQAMNDRGTALTHGAALEMIARQHGARDWNTLAALAAKPNAATKTPLFVGAHIRGRYLNQPFTGEILSLSALPGGLHRISIHFDVAVDVVTFESFSAFRRRVSAQIDADGVSPRKTSNGVPHLVLDL
- a CDS encoding sel1 repeat family protein, encoding MARFEMHNAETATMGGDNNSADVFCEMGLMYATGRGCAVDLIAAHKWLNIAAIKGNDRAAELRADVAAAMNKMQLVEALRAAREWMTVH
- a CDS encoding DUF2147 domain-containing protein, which gives rise to MIRSLVLAGAIAVIAGTAYAEEPIVGNWKTASGETAVIAACGGSFCVTLKTGKYTGRKIGTLAGTGGSYAGEITDPAADKTYSGSGKISGNSLKMQGCVMKILCKTQTWTRL
- a CDS encoding LysR family transcriptional regulator — protein: MKEASWDDLQLFFHVATGGGLSAAAARTGLSAPTIGRRMLGLERLTGRSLFNRGPTGYLLAKDGQELLDRVRLMQDAARAISDWRGEVLTLPIVSTVVDSWTSRFIADHLASVWTPKDCFRMCYKTRDASVDFTYREAHIAIRHSRPDGGNVAIRRSVKVAHAVYQAADYDESNCNWISLGTDIAITPADKWTFEQPDYWITSWTNTPHMLFYLIRGGAGRGVLPCFIGDEERKLVRAGPVIDALTYEVWIVAHDDERQRPEVRTVIDRLATLFADHEDLFAGERPLV
- a CDS encoding AMP nucleosidase; amino-acid sequence: MNKRISPLSPLDISSPPPFQPESFDDPAKAVETLTALYERNTAFLIKNFAELAQGAPIASRYRAFYPQVSIETTSFGHVDSRLSYGHVTAPGIYTTTITRPKLFKHYLKQQLSLLIRSHNVPIVVSESSTPIPLHFAFGEGAHVEASASAFVDVPMRDIFDTPDLNTTDDEIANGEYIPPPGEPSPLAPFTAQRIDYSLARLSHYTATHAEHFQNFVLFTNYQFYIDEFCSWARKLMAEGGDGYTAFVEPGNIVTLPGSSAPETNATLARLPQMPAYHLRKKGHAGITMINIGVGPSNAKTITDHVAVLRPHAWLMLGHCAGLRNSQRLGDYVLAHAYMREDHVLDDDLPVWVPIPALAEVQVALEAAVAEITGYEGFELKRIMRTGTVGTIDNRNWELRDQRGPVKRLSQARAIALDMESATIAANGFRFRVPYGTLLCVSDKPLHGELKLPGMATAFYRTQVNQHLQIGIRAVQKLAAMPPEALHSRKLRSFFETAFQ
- a CDS encoding PilZ domain-containing protein, whose translation is MTMLRATHLATVKSAIYDLRWEEFNVKRPARIVAVRPCLTGVSMRSAEIIDISQGGATFIVSTTAGLPKHYYLNILGLAYRIGCAEVYRNKERIGVRFINLLDPEVLRRVVRADFLVGNMEAIDARRAPMFRETRPAASLA